In one Aeromicrobium erythreum genomic region, the following are encoded:
- the glf gene encoding UDP-galactopyranose mutase, whose translation MDADLVVVGSGFFGLTIAERVARELGRKVVVIDRRDHVGGNAYSEDDPETGIEVHRYGAHLFHTSNETVWEYVNRFTTFTGYQHRVYTNHAGVVYPLPINLGTINQFFSAAYSPDEARAVIAEQAGEFDTASAANLEEKAISLIGRPLYEAFIRDYTAKQWQTDPTQLPAEIITRLPVRYTYDNRYFNDTHEGLPTQGYTRWLENMADHPNIEVRLGVDFFDADQPVSKASTVGQVPVVYTGAVDRYFDYAEGELSWRTLDFEREVLPTGDFQGTSVMNYPDSQYPYTRIHEFRHFHPERTSYPDDKTVIMREFSRFAERTDEPYYPVNTDADRERLLAYRTLTEGEQDVFFGGRLGTYQYLDMHMAIGSALSMFRNQVGPLLGA comes from the coding sequence ATGGACGCCGACCTCGTGGTCGTCGGATCGGGATTCTTCGGACTGACCATCGCCGAGCGGGTCGCCCGTGAGCTGGGTCGCAAGGTCGTCGTCATCGACCGACGCGACCACGTCGGCGGCAACGCCTACTCCGAGGACGACCCGGAGACCGGGATCGAGGTGCACCGCTACGGCGCCCACCTCTTCCACACCTCGAACGAGACGGTGTGGGAGTACGTCAACCGGTTCACGACCTTCACCGGCTACCAGCACCGCGTGTACACGAACCACGCCGGCGTCGTGTACCCGCTGCCCATCAATTTGGGCACCATCAACCAGTTCTTCTCGGCCGCCTACTCGCCCGACGAGGCGCGCGCCGTGATCGCGGAGCAGGCCGGGGAGTTCGACACCGCGTCGGCGGCCAACCTCGAGGAGAAGGCCATCTCGCTGATCGGCCGCCCGCTGTACGAGGCGTTCATCCGCGACTACACGGCCAAGCAGTGGCAGACCGACCCCACGCAGCTGCCCGCGGAGATCATCACGCGCCTGCCCGTGCGGTACACGTACGACAACCGCTACTTCAACGACACCCACGAGGGTCTGCCCACGCAGGGGTACACGCGCTGGCTCGAGAACATGGCCGACCACCCCAACATCGAGGTGCGGCTCGGCGTCGACTTCTTCGACGCCGACCAGCCGGTCAGCAAGGCCTCGACCGTCGGGCAGGTGCCGGTCGTCTACACCGGCGCCGTCGACCGCTACTTCGACTACGCCGAGGGCGAGCTGTCGTGGCGCACGCTCGACTTCGAGCGCGAGGTGCTGCCCACGGGCGACTTCCAGGGCACGTCGGTCATGAACTACCCGGACTCGCAGTATCCGTACACGCGCATCCACGAGTTCCGCCACTTCCACCCCGAGCGGACGTCCTACCCCGACGACAAGACCGTGATCATGCGGGAGTTCTCGCGGTTCGCCGAGCGCACGGACGAGCCGTACTACCCGGTCAACACCGACGCCGACCGCGAGCGTCTGCTGGCCTACCGCACCCTCACGGAGGGGGAGCAGGACGTGTTCTTCGGTGGCCGGCTCGGCACCTACCAGTACCTCGACATGCACATGGCCATCGGCTCGGCGCTGTCGATGTTCCGCAACCAGGTCGGGCCGCTGCTCGGCGCCTGA
- a CDS encoding polysaccharide pyruvyl transferase family protein encodes MARRILLMNSDLAANRGDRAIAEGIVALVRSRDPEARITGISQYPERDGRWYDIDVLDMDFQSLSPFAWLRLLREARRHDVVLWGGGEILKDYTNKAALWYWVVKMTMLSFVNRKVVGAFQGIGPTRSASSRRLIALVVGRCRRFIVRDDESRDKLLGWGVDADRVLAASDPAVLPRPEPMSQELRASLVATYGLADDFFDDVVCIGPRDWFHYKQSGLLPFKYRQALLRRLGRDVTVGDERHEAYLASLRSTVREVAQASGSRLLFLPMHMGEADTALCHDLAAAVGDLTQTCVLDQDDLGPAELRSVISSARAMVGFRLHSNIIAISSGVPSINVYYVDKGRVFFDQVGMSRYALPIEDALEDGFGARVGGLLTTLLAESDEVRASLEEATAAQRASVAAAYDEALRVL; translated from the coding sequence GTGGCTCGCCGCATCCTGCTGATGAACAGCGACCTCGCAGCCAACCGAGGAGACCGCGCGATCGCCGAGGGCATCGTGGCCCTGGTGCGCTCGCGCGACCCCGAGGCCCGCATCACCGGCATCTCGCAGTACCCCGAGCGCGACGGCCGGTGGTACGACATCGACGTCCTCGACATGGACTTCCAGTCGCTGTCGCCGTTCGCCTGGCTGCGGCTGCTGCGCGAGGCGCGGCGTCACGACGTCGTGCTCTGGGGCGGCGGGGAGATCCTCAAGGACTACACGAACAAGGCCGCCCTCTGGTACTGGGTGGTCAAGATGACGATGCTCTCGTTCGTCAACCGCAAGGTCGTGGGCGCGTTCCAGGGCATCGGCCCCACGCGGTCCGCGTCGAGCCGGCGGCTCATCGCCCTCGTCGTCGGCCGCTGCCGCCGCTTCATCGTCCGCGACGACGAGTCGCGCGACAAGCTGCTCGGCTGGGGCGTCGACGCCGACCGGGTGCTCGCGGCGTCGGACCCGGCCGTGCTGCCCCGCCCCGAGCCGATGTCGCAGGAGCTGCGCGCCTCGCTCGTGGCCACCTACGGCCTCGCCGACGACTTCTTCGACGACGTGGTCTGCATCGGCCCGCGCGACTGGTTCCACTACAAGCAGAGCGGGCTGCTGCCGTTCAAGTACCGCCAGGCGCTGCTGCGGCGTCTCGGTCGTGACGTCACGGTCGGCGACGAGCGGCACGAGGCCTACCTCGCGTCGCTGCGCAGCACGGTCCGCGAGGTCGCCCAGGCGTCCGGCTCGCGGCTGCTGTTCCTGCCGATGCACATGGGGGAGGCCGACACCGCGCTCTGCCACGACCTCGCGGCCGCCGTCGGCGACCTGACCCAGACCTGCGTGCTCGACCAGGACGACCTGGGGCCGGCCGAGCTGCGGTCGGTCATCTCCTCGGCACGCGCCATGGTCGGCTTCCGCCTGCACTCCAACATCATCGCGATCAGCTCCGGCGTACCGTCGATCAACGTGTACTACGTCGACAAGGGCCGGGTCTTCTTCGACCAGGTGGGCATGAGCCGGTACGCGCTCCCGATCGAGGACGCGCTCGAGGACGGCTTCGGCGCGCGGGTCGGCGGTCTGCTGACCACGCTGCTGGCGGAGTCCGACGAGGTGCGGGCCTCCCTGGAGGAGGCGACCGCGGCCCAGCGTGCGTCGGTCGCCGCGGCCTACGACGAGGCGCTCCGTGTCCTCTAG
- a CDS encoding glycosyltransferase: protein MPHLLQRVLFPLERDPDILPLYADPEVWTAVRGKPLRVSDDAHANDILGRDRFRVRTSRRVSFASYFNAFPAAYWQRWTVVGSVRLTVRTQGEGSIIVYRSNAQGVQQRVATNDLSGLTESVFDLPIRNFGDGGWYWFDIVAGDEPVVLEGGDWSTDDEPVRTGNTSLGITTFNKPDYCVTTLRTLADQPEVLREVDVVYVVDQGDQKVADQPGFPDVAAALGDQLQIVDQPNLGGSGGFSRAMLETVDAGRSDFLLLLDDDVEVEPESIRRSVQFSRFCRTPTIVGSHMFDLLDKPILHALSETVDTYYFMWRSALPEQMRHDFRRANLRQTPWMHQRLDPDYNGWWMCMIPTQVIREIGLSLPVFIKWDDAEYALRAREHGYRTVSLPGSALWHVSWVDKDDSQDWQAYYHARNRLLTGLLHSQHPGGGKLLSNSGRIDLKHLLTMQYYAATLRHRAIRDLLKGPSHLHPTMAGTMPELRAATRDFVETQVISDPEKLPDTWEGKRVFPPKFDREPRGPRLALFTAKAAARHWRTEVPQGNVERPQVELAKGDATWWRVPAYDSALISSADGRGQSLYRRDRTTFRRLWRESRRLHAELRKNWDRLAREYREALPEVTSPEAWKDTFGTSRDRG from the coding sequence ATGCCCCACCTGCTGCAGCGCGTCCTCTTCCCCCTCGAGCGGGACCCCGACATCCTGCCGCTCTACGCCGACCCCGAGGTCTGGACGGCCGTGCGGGGCAAGCCGCTGCGCGTGAGCGACGACGCGCACGCGAACGACATCCTCGGCCGCGACCGCTTCCGGGTCCGCACGTCGCGCCGGGTGTCCTTCGCCAGCTACTTCAACGCGTTCCCGGCGGCCTACTGGCAGCGCTGGACGGTCGTCGGCTCGGTGCGCCTGACGGTGCGCACCCAGGGCGAGGGCAGCATCATCGTCTACCGCTCGAACGCCCAGGGCGTGCAGCAGCGGGTCGCCACCAACGACCTGAGCGGCCTCACCGAGAGCGTCTTCGACCTGCCCATCCGCAACTTCGGCGACGGCGGCTGGTACTGGTTCGACATCGTCGCGGGCGACGAGCCGGTGGTGCTCGAGGGCGGCGACTGGAGCACGGACGACGAGCCGGTGCGGACCGGCAACACCTCCCTCGGCATCACGACCTTCAACAAGCCCGACTACTGCGTCACGACCCTGCGCACGCTCGCCGACCAGCCCGAGGTGCTGCGCGAGGTCGACGTCGTCTACGTCGTCGACCAGGGCGACCAGAAGGTCGCCGACCAGCCCGGCTTCCCCGACGTCGCCGCCGCGCTGGGCGACCAGCTGCAGATCGTCGACCAGCCGAACCTCGGCGGGTCGGGTGGCTTCTCGCGCGCGATGCTCGAGACCGTCGACGCCGGGCGCAGCGACTTCCTGCTGCTGCTCGACGACGACGTCGAGGTGGAGCCGGAGAGCATCCGCCGCTCGGTGCAGTTCTCGCGCTTCTGCCGTACGCCCACGATCGTCGGCAGCCACATGTTCGACCTGCTCGACAAGCCGATCCTGCACGCGCTGTCGGAGACGGTCGACACCTACTACTTCATGTGGCGCTCGGCGCTGCCCGAGCAGATGCGCCACGACTTCCGGCGCGCGAACCTGCGGCAAACGCCCTGGATGCACCAGCGCCTCGACCCGGACTACAACGGCTGGTGGATGTGCATGATCCCCACCCAGGTGATCCGCGAGATCGGGCTGTCCCTGCCGGTCTTCATCAAGTGGGACGACGCCGAGTACGCGCTGCGCGCCCGCGAGCACGGCTACCGCACCGTCTCGCTGCCCGGCAGTGCGCTGTGGCACGTGTCGTGGGTCGACAAGGACGACTCGCAGGACTGGCAGGCGTACTACCACGCCCGCAACCGCCTCCTCACCGGCCTGCTGCACTCGCAGCACCCGGGCGGCGGCAAGCTGCTGAGCAACTCCGGGCGCATCGACCTCAAGCACCTGCTTACGATGCAGTACTACGCGGCGACCCTGCGCCACCGCGCGATCCGCGACCTGCTCAAGGGTCCGAGCCACCTGCACCCGACCATGGCCGGCACGATGCCGGAGCTGCGCGCGGCCACGCGCGACTTCGTCGAGACGCAGGTCATCAGCGACCCCGAGAAGCTACCCGACACGTGGGAGGGCAAGCGAGTGTTCCCGCCGAAGTTCGACCGCGAGCCACGCGGCCCCCGCCTGGCGCTGTTCACGGCGAAGGCCGCGGCCCGGCACTGGCGCACCGAGGTGCCCCAGGGCAACGTCGAGCGTCCGCAGGTCGAGCTGGCCAAGGGCGACGCCACGTGGTGGCGCGTCCCGGCCTACGACTCGGCCCTGATCTCCAGCGCCGACGGACGCGGACAGTCGCTGTACCGCCGCGACCGGACGACGTTCCGTCGCCTGTGGCGCGAGAGCCGTCGCCTGCACGCCGAGCTGCGCAAGAACTGGGACCGGCTGGCGCGCGAGTACCGCGAGGCGCTGCCCGAGGTCACGTCGCCCGAGGCCTGGAAGGACACCTTCGGCACCAGCCGCGACCGCGGCTGA
- a CDS encoding glycosyltransferase, with amino-acid sequence MHLLVVASTFPAHDADPVPAFVRDQVIALRAEDPSLRVTVLAPHDRRSGTQSSTRHADYDEHRFHYAWPRGAEQLAGRGIMPTLQAKPWLLPTVLTLFVGEFLALWSLVRRERPDVVYAHWFTPQAVVARWVGRLTGTPFVFTTHASDVSVWWKIPWLGPRVVRSHAVRARRITAVSRRSMAKLRAFFDDDAWAALEPRTRIIPMGVDLPDAEEPSVGPGERVLFVGRLAEKKGVAYLLEALAEVRRTRPQVSLTVTGDGPLRADLEQRAVELGLGADAVRFTGYLTGADKAALLADHGTYVVPSIITDSGDAEGLPVALMEGLAVGQVCIATAESGADDFLVDGENGFLVGERDSAALARALTAAVDLDDARRARMGHEAMRTARQFHWPTVARAHLDFLFADEGV; translated from the coding sequence GTGCACCTCCTCGTGGTCGCCTCCACCTTCCCGGCGCACGACGCCGACCCCGTGCCCGCGTTCGTCCGCGACCAGGTGATCGCCCTGCGGGCGGAGGATCCGTCGCTGCGGGTCACGGTGCTGGCGCCGCACGACCGCCGGTCGGGCACGCAGAGCTCCACCCGGCACGCCGACTACGACGAGCACCGCTTCCACTACGCGTGGCCGCGCGGTGCGGAGCAGCTGGCCGGTCGGGGCATCATGCCCACGCTGCAGGCCAAGCCCTGGCTCCTGCCGACCGTCCTCACGCTCTTCGTCGGCGAGTTCCTCGCCCTGTGGTCGTTGGTGCGCCGCGAGCGCCCCGACGTCGTCTACGCCCACTGGTTCACCCCGCAGGCCGTGGTCGCGCGCTGGGTCGGGCGGCTCACCGGCACGCCGTTCGTGTTCACCACCCACGCCTCCGACGTCAGCGTCTGGTGGAAGATCCCGTGGCTCGGGCCCCGCGTGGTCCGCTCCCACGCCGTGCGCGCCCGGCGCATCACGGCGGTGAGCCGACGCTCGATGGCCAAGCTCCGCGCGTTCTTCGACGACGACGCCTGGGCGGCGCTCGAGCCCCGCACCCGCATCATCCCGATGGGGGTCGACCTGCCCGACGCCGAGGAGCCGTCCGTCGGTCCGGGCGAGCGTGTGCTCTTCGTCGGCCGGCTGGCCGAGAAGAAGGGCGTCGCCTACCTCCTCGAGGCGCTCGCCGAGGTGCGTCGCACCCGGCCGCAGGTCTCGCTCACCGTCACCGGCGACGGGCCGTTGCGCGCCGACCTCGAGCAGCGGGCCGTCGAGCTCGGTCTCGGCGCCGACGCCGTGCGGTTCACCGGCTACCTCACGGGCGCCGACAAGGCGGCCCTCCTCGCGGACCACGGCACCTATGTGGTCCCCTCGATCATCACCGACAGCGGCGACGCCGAGGGCCTGCCGGTGGCGCTCATGGAGGGCCTCGCCGTCGGTCAGGTGTGCATCGCCACCGCCGAGAGCGGTGCCGACGACTTCCTCGTCGACGGCGAGAACGGCTTCCTGGTCGGTGAGCGCGACAGCGCCGCCCTGGCCCGGGCGCTGACCGCCGCCGTCGACCTGGACGACGCACGACGCGCACGCATGGGACACGAGGCGATGCGGACCGCCCGACAGTTCCACTGGCCCACCGTGGCCCGTGCCCATCTCGACTTCCTGTTCGCGGACGAAGGAGTGTGA
- a CDS encoding IspD/TarI family cytidylyltransferase encodes MAERRTWAIVLAGGLGLRVGADRPKQLLDLAGRSVLQRSVAALRDHPAVDDVVLVAPAAWRAAVEEHVGPGLRVVDGGRERHDSTRAGLAALLGAGASAGDRVLVHDAARPLVSARIVADVVRALDEHDVVAVLVPTPDTIVQVDPTTGLPTAPLPRATLRRHQTPQGFTVGVLEEAHRRACADPAVQVTDDCTLAIALVPDVRVGVVEGDPENLKITDATDLVVARALLAARP; translated from the coding sequence GTGGCAGAGCGTCGGACGTGGGCGATCGTGCTCGCTGGCGGGCTCGGACTGCGGGTCGGCGCCGACCGGCCGAAGCAGCTGCTCGACCTCGCCGGACGCAGCGTGCTGCAGCGCAGCGTGGCCGCCCTGCGCGACCACCCCGCGGTCGACGACGTCGTCCTGGTCGCGCCCGCCGCGTGGCGCGCAGCCGTCGAGGAGCACGTGGGGCCGGGGCTGCGGGTCGTCGACGGCGGACGCGAACGTCACGACAGCACCCGGGCGGGTCTCGCGGCCCTGCTCGGGGCCGGAGCGAGCGCGGGGGACAGGGTCCTGGTGCACGACGCGGCCCGTCCGCTCGTGAGCGCCCGCATCGTCGCCGACGTGGTGCGCGCGCTCGACGAGCACGACGTCGTCGCCGTGCTGGTCCCGACGCCCGACACGATCGTGCAGGTCGACCCGACGACCGGGCTGCCGACCGCGCCGCTCCCGCGCGCGACGCTGCGTCGCCACCAGACGCCCCAGGGCTTCACCGTGGGCGTGCTGGAGGAGGCGCACCGCAGGGCCTGCGCCGACCCGGCCGTGCAGGTCACCGACGACTGCACGCTGGCGATCGCGCTCGTGCCCGACGTCCGCGTGGGCGTCGTCGAGGGAGACCCCGAGAACCTCAAGATCACCGACGCGACCGACCTCGTCGTGGCCCGGGCGCTGCTGGCCGCGCGCCCCTAG
- a CDS encoding potassium channel family protein, protein MAKKKDTAPNAPVIVLGLGRFGTAVARSLVHLGHDVLAVDERPEIVQRYASDFTHVVAADTTDTEALRQIGAEQFEVAVVGIGTDIEASVLTVLGLLDLGVKEVWAKAISGKHAAILERVGATHVIRPESQMGKRVAHLVTGTMTDFIEFDDGFAIARTRAPECTVDRTLTDSDVRRKYGVTIVGVKTRGQDFTYAQADTFVTTGDELIVSGPTSKVEEYCALG, encoded by the coding sequence TTGGCTAAGAAGAAGGACACCGCACCCAATGCGCCCGTCATCGTCCTCGGGCTGGGTCGCTTCGGCACCGCCGTGGCGCGCTCCCTCGTGCACCTGGGGCACGACGTCCTGGCCGTCGACGAGCGTCCGGAGATCGTGCAGCGCTACGCCAGCGACTTCACGCACGTCGTCGCCGCCGACACCACCGACACCGAGGCGCTGCGCCAGATCGGCGCCGAGCAGTTCGAGGTGGCCGTCGTCGGGATCGGCACCGACATCGAGGCGAGCGTGCTGACCGTGCTCGGCCTGCTCGACCTCGGCGTCAAGGAGGTGTGGGCCAAGGCGATCAGCGGCAAGCACGCCGCCATCCTCGAGCGCGTCGGCGCCACCCACGTGATCCGGCCGGAGTCGCAGATGGGCAAGCGCGTCGCCCACCTCGTCACCGGCACCATGACCGACTTCATCGAGTTCGACGACGGCTTCGCCATCGCCCGCACCCGCGCCCCCGAGTGCACCGTCGACCGTACGCTCACCGACTCCGACGTGCGCCGCAAGTACGGCGTCACCATCGTCGGCGTGAAGACCCGCGGCCAGGACTTCACCTACGCCCAGGCCGACACCTTCGTCACCACCGGCGACGAGCTGATCGTCTCCGGCCCCACCTCCAAGGTCGAGGAGTACTGCGCGCTGGGGTGA
- a CDS encoding glycosyltransferase, with the protein MSDVPASPAARLAIVIVTYNRSTYLADLLRSATALTVPPWRIVVVDNASTDDTPDVVAEAAGWFPEGVLVDRRLDTNTGGSGGFCEGTRTALELGAEWVWLMDDDVEILPEALERFAPAMERFRVIHGRRYDFDGSPFYWQAKFNQFLGVPLPYGFRRTFDDEGYAITNSGTFEGMLIHADVVRTIGLPDPRFFITWDDAAYAWLAAQHTEVVYMDAFVLQRKREQQQVNLGVRHLNDGSPLFRFHVMRNRAYVGRYFAEHGQLHRVGFALGTLLTFAKEVFRLVVVQHTLHGVGDLVRGARASRRIWRDRTWRPMDPAEVPPPPS; encoded by the coding sequence ATGTCCGACGTCCCCGCCTCGCCTGCCGCCCGGCTGGCCATCGTCATCGTCACCTACAACAGGTCGACGTACCTGGCCGACCTGCTGCGCAGCGCCACCGCGCTCACCGTGCCGCCGTGGCGCATCGTGGTCGTCGACAACGCCAGCACCGACGACACCCCCGACGTCGTCGCCGAGGCCGCCGGCTGGTTCCCCGAGGGCGTCCTGGTCGACCGCCGCCTCGACACCAACACGGGCGGGTCCGGCGGGTTCTGCGAGGGCACGCGCACCGCGCTCGAGCTGGGCGCGGAGTGGGTGTGGCTGATGGACGACGACGTCGAGATCCTGCCCGAGGCGCTCGAGCGGTTCGCGCCCGCGATGGAGCGGTTCCGCGTCATCCACGGCCGCCGCTACGACTTCGACGGCTCGCCGTTCTACTGGCAGGCCAAGTTCAACCAGTTCCTCGGCGTGCCGCTGCCGTACGGCTTCCGGCGCACCTTCGACGACGAGGGCTACGCGATCACGAACTCGGGCACGTTCGAGGGCATGCTGATCCACGCCGACGTCGTGCGCACGATCGGCCTGCCGGACCCCCGCTTCTTCATCACGTGGGACGACGCCGCCTACGCGTGGCTGGCGGCCCAGCACACCGAGGTCGTCTACATGGACGCGTTCGTGCTGCAGCGCAAGCGCGAGCAGCAGCAGGTGAACCTCGGCGTGCGGCACCTGAACGACGGCAGCCCGCTCTTCCGCTTCCACGTCATGCGCAACCGCGCCTACGTGGGACGCTACTTCGCCGAGCACGGGCAGCTGCACCGGGTCGGCTTCGCGCTGGGCACGCTGCTGACCTTCGCCAAGGAGGTCTTCCGGCTGGTCGTCGTCCAGCACACGCTGCACGGCGTCGGCGACCTCGTGCGCGGGGCGCGGGCGTCGCGTCGCATCTGGCGCGACCGCACCTGGCGACCGATGGACCCCGCCGAGGTGCCGCCTCCGCCGAGCTGA
- a CDS encoding lysylphosphatidylglycerol synthase domain-containing protein: protein MSSRVRLALVTTFIVLVVVFFALYLHDLDWSVLGDLTFTWWLVVLASLVSLAFRFWGVMIWALILRDLGAPRLPRFPVLADIYAKAWMGRYIPGTVAWIGGKIYLASQQGIAKSRLAVSSLLEAGMQIVASMFVALLILGLDPRLDVISTTMKAFMVGLALAMLLILVPPVFNRATRFAFRLIKRESALAEVRTNATATIRSFVLYSIGTVLAGSSYFFLTKAMYPQINAADDFWFIVGAFTLAGALGMATPLLPSGIGVRDGVQLVLLSLIMPSEFALAITVASRLWSALVDLLFLGTAVLGRKVLARNDTVPGPVAPPPAG from the coding sequence GTGTCCTCTAGGGTCCGCCTCGCGCTCGTCACGACGTTCATCGTCCTGGTCGTCGTCTTCTTCGCGCTCTACCTGCACGACCTCGACTGGTCGGTGCTCGGCGACCTGACGTTCACGTGGTGGCTCGTCGTCCTCGCCTCGCTCGTCTCGCTCGCGTTCCGGTTCTGGGGCGTGATGATCTGGGCGCTCATCCTGCGCGACCTCGGTGCCCCGCGGCTGCCCCGCTTCCCGGTGCTCGCCGACATCTACGCGAAGGCGTGGATGGGGCGCTACATCCCGGGCACGGTCGCGTGGATCGGCGGCAAGATCTACCTGGCCAGCCAGCAGGGCATCGCCAAGAGCCGGCTCGCCGTGTCCTCGCTGCTCGAGGCAGGCATGCAGATCGTGGCGTCGATGTTCGTCGCGCTGCTCATCCTCGGCCTCGACCCGCGGCTCGACGTCATCTCCACGACGATGAAGGCGTTCATGGTGGGCCTGGCGCTCGCCATGCTGCTCATCCTCGTGCCGCCGGTCTTCAACCGCGCGACGCGCTTCGCGTTCCGGCTGATCAAGCGCGAGTCGGCGCTCGCGGAGGTCCGCACGAACGCGACCGCCACGATCCGCTCGTTCGTGCTCTACAGCATCGGCACGGTGCTGGCGGGCAGCAGCTACTTCTTCCTGACCAAGGCGATGTACCCGCAGATCAACGCGGCCGACGACTTCTGGTTCATCGTCGGCGCGTTCACGCTGGCCGGTGCGCTCGGCATGGCGACGCCGCTGCTGCCCAGCGGCATCGGCGTGCGCGACGGCGTCCAGCTCGTGCTGCTCTCGCTCATCATGCCCAGCGAGTTCGCGCTCGCGATCACCGTGGCGAGCCGGCTCTGGTCGGCACTCGTCGACCTGCTGTTCCTCGGGACGGCCGTCCTCGGACGCAAGGTCCTGGCCCGCAACGACACGGTGCCGGGCCCGGTCGCCCCGCCGCCCGCGGGCTGA
- a CDS encoding TrkH family potassium uptake protein, with the protein MPRPRIPAAIAHPVRLLPLTFFALVVLGTLLLLLPVARSAEGRADLVDAFFTSASAVTVTGLASVDTSTYWSPTGQAIILVLVEIGGLGIVALATVLGLFIGGRLGLRTRLVAQADMHVVNIGEVRPLFRRVAVTMFGFQAVIAAILTTRYRLAYFDDLPTALWHGVFDSVMAFNNAGFSLNSDSLVGYAGDGLIIIPICVAVFIGAMGFPVLAELFKEWRTPDRWTIHTRLTVWGSLGLLVFGALTFLALEWANPDTLAPMSVHDKLVTGIEGGIMPRSGGLNSFDWGAVSGETLAIGTILMFIGGGSASTAGGIKVTTFLLLAFVILAELRGDPEVTVGNRSVGPAVVRTALSIALLSVMLVTSMTLLIMILTDFPFDEVLFETTSAFATVGLSTGLTPQLPDSAKLVLAVLMFIGRVGTIAAASAFVLRRRAPRYHLPEEQPIIG; encoded by the coding sequence GTGCCCCGACCGAGGATCCCGGCTGCCATCGCGCACCCCGTGCGTCTGCTGCCCCTCACGTTCTTCGCCCTGGTCGTGCTCGGCACCCTCCTGCTGCTCCTGCCCGTCGCGCGCAGCGCCGAGGGTCGCGCCGACCTCGTCGACGCGTTCTTCACGTCGGCGTCGGCCGTGACGGTGACCGGGCTGGCCAGCGTCGACACCTCGACGTACTGGAGCCCGACCGGGCAGGCGATCATCCTCGTCCTCGTCGAGATCGGCGGGCTCGGCATCGTCGCGCTCGCGACCGTGCTCGGCCTGTTCATCGGCGGGCGCCTCGGCCTGCGCACGCGCCTCGTCGCCCAGGCCGACATGCACGTCGTCAACATCGGCGAGGTGCGGCCCCTGTTCCGCCGCGTGGCCGTGACCATGTTCGGGTTCCAGGCCGTCATCGCGGCGATCCTCACGACGCGGTACCGCCTCGCGTACTTCGACGACCTGCCGACCGCCCTCTGGCACGGCGTGTTCGACTCGGTGATGGCGTTCAACAACGCCGGCTTCTCGCTCAACAGCGACAGCCTGGTCGGCTACGCCGGCGACGGGCTCATCATCATCCCCATCTGCGTGGCGGTCTTCATCGGCGCGATGGGCTTCCCGGTGCTGGCCGAGCTGTTCAAGGAGTGGCGCACGCCCGACCGCTGGACGATCCACACGCGGCTGACGGTGTGGGGCTCCCTCGGCCTGCTCGTCTTCGGTGCGCTCACGTTCCTCGCGCTCGAGTGGGCGAACCCCGACACCCTCGCGCCGATGTCGGTGCACGACAAGCTGGTCACGGGCATCGAGGGCGGCATCATGCCGCGCTCCGGCGGGCTCAACAGCTTCGACTGGGGTGCCGTGTCGGGGGAGACCCTCGCCATCGGCACCATCCTCATGTTCATCGGTGGCGGCAGCGCCAGCACCGCGGGCGGCATCAAGGTGACCACGTTCCTGCTGCTCGCGTTCGTCATCCTCGCCGAGCTGCGCGGCGACCCCGAGGTCACGGTCGGCAACCGGTCGGTCGGCCCCGCCGTGGTCCGCACGGCGCTCAGCATCGCTCTGCTCTCGGTGATGCTCGTGACGTCGATGACGCTGCTCATCATGATCCTGACCGACTTCCCGTTCGACGAGGTCCTGTTCGAGACGACGTCGGCGTTCGCGACCGTCGGGCTGAGCACCGGGCTCACGCCGCAGCTGCCCGACAGCGCGAAGCTGGTGCTCGCCGTCTTGATGTTCATCGGCCGAGTGGGCACGATTGCGGCGGCGTCGGCGTTCGTCCTGAGACGGCGTGCACCGCGCTACCACCTTCCCGAGGAGCAACCGATCATTGGCTAA